Proteins from a single region of Kineosporia corallincola:
- a CDS encoding FAD-binding oxidoreductase: MTSIQTTVTPVLSTSSVAPVVSLVRGAQAHRTAVDRLLASYRAIPAGQRVRLAKRTSNLFRSRSEGTTTGLDVTGLDGVISIDTTARTADVQAMCTYETLVATTLPYGLMPLVVPQLKTITLGGAVTGLGIESTSFRNGLPHESVLEMDILTGDGEVVTARPEGEHADLFRGFPNSYGTLGYATRLRIELEPVHPAVALRHVRFDDLDRLAEAIDTISTTRQWEDGDVDFLDGVVFSASEAYLTLGSWTDDLSDLSDYTGQATFYRSIQQRSTDKLTIHDYLWRWDTDWFWCSKAFGAQNPRVRRYWPARYRRSDVFHKLVGLETKYGFVAKLDEWRGKPGRERVIQDVELPVSRTPEFLRWYLDHVPMTPLWLCPLRLRDSGPAGSPAAGSQPWSLYPLRAGETYVNAGFWGTVAIEPGHADGDKNREIEDAVGGFGGHKSLYSDAYYDEETFWAAYGGQNYPALKQRYDSGDRLLDLYAKAVGRR; encoded by the coding sequence ATGACGTCGATCCAGACCACGGTCACCCCTGTCCTGTCCACCTCCTCCGTGGCCCCCGTGGTCTCGCTGGTCCGCGGCGCCCAGGCGCACCGGACGGCGGTGGACAGGTTGCTGGCGTCCTATCGAGCGATCCCCGCGGGACAGCGGGTGCGGCTGGCCAAGCGCACCTCCAACCTGTTCCGCTCACGCAGCGAGGGCACCACGACCGGGCTGGACGTGACCGGGCTGGACGGCGTCATCTCGATCGACACGACGGCGCGCACCGCCGACGTCCAGGCGATGTGCACCTACGAGACGCTGGTCGCCACCACGCTGCCCTACGGTCTGATGCCGCTGGTCGTGCCGCAGCTGAAGACGATCACCCTGGGCGGGGCGGTGACCGGGCTGGGCATCGAGTCGACCTCGTTCCGCAACGGCCTGCCGCACGAGTCGGTGCTGGAGATGGACATCCTCACCGGTGACGGCGAGGTGGTCACGGCCCGGCCGGAGGGCGAGCACGCCGACCTCTTCCGGGGCTTCCCCAACTCCTACGGCACCCTGGGCTACGCCACCCGCCTGCGGATCGAGCTGGAGCCGGTGCACCCCGCGGTCGCCCTGCGCCATGTCCGGTTCGACGACCTGGACCGGCTGGCCGAGGCGATCGACACGATCAGCACCACCCGGCAGTGGGAGGACGGCGACGTCGACTTCCTCGACGGCGTGGTGTTCTCCGCCTCCGAGGCCTACCTGACGCTGGGTTCCTGGACCGACGACCTCAGCGACCTGAGCGACTACACCGGCCAGGCCACCTTCTACCGCTCCATCCAGCAGCGCAGCACCGACAAGCTGACCATCCACGACTACCTGTGGCGCTGGGACACCGACTGGTTCTGGTGCTCGAAGGCGTTCGGAGCGCAGAACCCGCGGGTGCGCCGGTACTGGCCGGCCCGGTACCGGCGCAGCGACGTGTTCCACAAGCTGGTCGGGCTGGAGACCAAGTACGGTTTTGTCGCCAAACTTGACGAGTGGCGGGGCAAGCCCGGACGGGAACGGGTGATCCAGGACGTCGAACTGCCCGTGAGCCGCACTCCGGAGTTCCTGCGCTGGTACCTCGACCACGTGCCGATGACCCCGCTCTGGCTGTGCCCCCTGCGGCTGCGTGACTCCGGCCCGGCCGGCTCGCCGGCAGCCGGGTCGCAGCCCTGGTCGCTGTACCCGCTGCGGGCCGGCGAGACCTACGTGAACGCCGGGTTCTGGGGCACCGTGGCGATCGAGCCGGGCCACGCCGACGGCGACAAGAACCGCGAGATCGAAGACGCTGTGGGCGGTTTCGGCGGCCACAAGTCGCTCTATTCGGACGCCTACTACGACGAGGAGACGTTCTGGGCGGCCTACGGCGGCCAGAACTACCCGGCTCTCAAGCAGCGGTACGACAGCGGTGACCGACTGCTCGACCTTTACGCCAAAGCGGTGGGCCGACGCTAG